From a single Candidatus Cloacimonadaceae bacterium genomic region:
- a CDS encoding four helix bundle protein, whose amino-acid sequence MSPEGCSRKSSKEMLNFLNIAKASLSELITQIDIAEMLGFVYDHEQCAQTKDIALSVKRQLLDLIKSNEN is encoded by the coding sequence ATATCTCCCGAAGGATGTTCCAGAAAGTCATCCAAAGAGATGCTAAACTTTTTAAACATAGCCAAAGCGTCATTATCTGAATTGATTACACAAATTGACATCGCGGAAATGCTTGGCTTTGTCTATGATCACGAGCAATGCGCCCAAACTAAGGATATCGCTTTGTCAGTAAAGCGCCAACTGCTTGATCTGATCAAATCCAACGAAAACTAA